One Dermacentor andersoni chromosome 6, qqDerAnde1_hic_scaffold, whole genome shotgun sequence genomic window carries:
- the LOC140218822 gene encoding uncharacterized protein, with product MPTCSAPGCRSGYASAAASPVPRHFFKPPKDPHVLKAWENAIPRKNFKVTSKTYVCDIHFEPADIISCYEHVVNGQTVRIPRGRWTLRECAVPRIFPNIPEHLSKPKTPKSARKPPKVRTVVPAQVASCQSDGSLYDDASDGVDGGECAEVSTLEAAPWFAVMQDGQAFESWRVKASTNQVIFYKLEESGGIVRIEKSVVIGQDLTLEVSSRGVLVPPCSYIVDNDKNGNIQTQLTSQKNVARFLRYIDALKICTGCKCELFPGISSSMTAVKRQGVWRNKKCMVLSDQSLCPPCKKTKKNFVDRVKRRPQKSTKLKPQCEIKNLRKKAIRATVFREKAKRELGTLTRRLSEVSLSEVDKAMENLPQAQQLAFRAALKAAKAKSPRGRRYEQEWLMTCLLLRISSPRAYRLMTKMKLMPLPTVTRLRQMMNGMPCEFGFNKVSLASVGAFMKNRTGVQCYGALILDEMKVREVVAFNKSTYKVDGFVDYGDGHDSETTADHALVLMFVPLFHSWVQPIASFATRHAAPGRVLARLVLEAILELCKHNAVVVAVISDGASTNKAMWSCFGIKGKLHAPKHKVDHPCVPDQQLYFLCDVPHIIKCIRNHLLRHKYGMIGEHKINFDHYRKLQEVDGKQQLRVVPKLTKEHVSPDNLRKMNVRLAVQLFSRSTAIGLKVYQRLEEPDLKDCHGTAQFTMMVNNLFDALNVKLPWLGIRSSSKEIKVIQEFLDAVNETEENHITKGTVMFASQVTMESLRVTLASVRDLVADLLSKGAHYVLTGKLNQDPLERFFGVTRSYGGDEDHPTLISFAHIYRLLSLYTPISTCVTGNVNEEQTFVLATVADSMKREGRTNFHPMKDYRRK from the exons AAAACGTACGTTTGTGACATTCATTTTGAGCCTGCAGACATCATAAGCTGTTATGAGCACGTCGTGAATGGTCAAACCGTTAGAATACCGCGAGGCAGGTGGACCCTGAGGGAATGCGCGGTGCCTCGAATTTTTCCAAACATACCTGAGCATTTGTCAAAACCAAAGACGCCCAAGTCAGCAAGAAAACCACCCAAAGTGAGAACAGTGGTTCCTGCCCAAGTTGCTTCCTGCCAAAGTGATGGGAGTTTGTACGACGACGCAAGTGACGGCGTGGATGGCGGTGAATGCGCCGAAGTAAGTACGCTAGAAGCTGCGCCCTGGTTTGCTGTTATGCAGGACGGTCAAGCGTTTGAGTCGTGGCGTGTGAAGGCTTCGACCAACCAGGTTATATTCTACAAGCTGGAGGAGTCCGGGGGCATTGTACGCATTGAAAAGTCCGTAGTAATCGGACAAGACTTGACGCTTGAAGTTAGTTCAAGAGGTGTGCTTGTCCCGCCGTGCAGCTACATCGTCGACAACGATAAAAATGGAAACATTCAGACTCAACTGACAAGCCAGAAGAATGTAGCAAGATTTCTTCGCTACATCGATGCCCTCAAGATTTGTACTGGGTGCAAATGTGAGTTGTTTCCAGGCATTTCATCTTCAATGACAGCTGTTAAAAGGCAGGGTGTGtggcgaaacaagaaatgcaTGGTGCTGTCAGATCAAAGCTTGTGCCCTCCatgcaagaaaacgaaaaaaaattttgtggATAGAGTTAAGCGCCGCCCCCAAAAAAGCACAAAACTGAAGCCACAGTGCGAAATTAAGAACCTAAGGAAAAAGGCGATTAGGGCCACTGTCTTTCGCGAAAAAGCAAAAAGAGAGCTGGGTACACTGACGCGCCGTTTGTCAGAAGTTTCATTAAGCGAAGTCGACAAAGCAATGGAGAATCTTCCACAAgcacagcaacttgcctttcggGCAGCATTGAAAGCGGCAAAAGCGAAATCGCCACGAGGACGCCGTTATGAACAGGAATGGCTTATGACTTGCCTTCTGTTAAGAATTTCAAGCCCAAGAGCTTATAGACTAATGACAAAGATGAAGCTCATGCCACTTCCAACCGTGACAAGGCTCAGACAAATGATGAACGGAATGCCTTGTGAATTCGGCTTCAACAAGGTATCTCTTGCCAGTGTCGGGGCCTTTATGAAGAACAGAACAGGAGTGCAATGCTATGGAGCCCTGATACTGGACGAGATGAAGGTGCGAGAGGTGGTTGCATTTAACAAGAGTACCTACAAGGTTGACGGCTTTGTTGACTATGGAGATGGCCATGACTCAGAAACAACAGCTGACCATGCTTTGGTCCTCATGTTTGTGCCATTGTTTCACTCTTGGGTGCAGCCGATTGCAAGTTTTGCGACAAGACATGCAGCCCCTGGAAGAGTGCTGGCAAGGCTTGTTTTGGAAGCCATTTTGGAGCTATGTAAGCATAATGCAGTTGTCGTCGCTGTAATCAGTGATGGTGCCAGCACTAACAAGGCCATGTGGTCATGTTTCGGTATCAAAGGCAAGCTTCACGCACCGAAACACAAAGTTGACCATCCTTGTGTGCCTGATCAGCAGCTGTACTTCCTTTGCGATGTTCCCCACATTATCAAGTGTATAAGGAACCATCTTCTGCGTCACAAGTATGGCATG ATCGGTGAACACAAGATAAACTTTGACCACTACCGAAAACTCCAAGAAGTAGATGGCAAACAGCAGCTCCGGGTGGTACCGAAGTTGACAAAAGAGCATGTAAGCCCAGACAACCTACGAAAGATGAATGTGAGACTGGCTGTACAG CTTTTCAGCCGTAGCACCGCCATTGGGCTAAAGGTCTACCAGAGACTAGAGGAGCCTGATCTGAAAGACTGCCATGGAACTGCTCAATTCACCATGATGGTGAACAACCTGTTCGATGCCCTCAATGTGAAGCTCCCCTGGCTTGGAATACGAAGTTCATCAAAGGAAATTAAG GTCATCCAAGAGTTCCTTGATGCTGTAAATGAGACCGAGGAAAACCATATCACCAAAGGGACAGTGATGTTTGCGTCGCAAGTTACTATGGAATCTCTTCGGGTTACACTTGCGTCAGTACGGGACCTTGTAGCAGACCTCCTCTCCAAAGGAGCGCATTATGTGCTCACGGGCAAACTCAACCAAGATCCTCTAGAG aGGTTTTTTGGTGTGACAAGAAGCTACGGAGGTGATGAAGACCACCCCACTCTAATCAGCTTTGCACACATATATAGGCTTCTGAGCCTGTATACCCCCATCAGTACTTGTGTCACAGGGAATGTGAATGAGGAACAGACCTTTGTGCTTGCCACTGTAGCCGACAGCATGAAAAGGGAAGGAAGGACAAACTTTCATCCCATGAAAGACTACAGGAGAAAGTAG